GAATGCACCAAAGGGCTGGCCAGCGTTTCGCTGCGCTACAACATTCCGATCGGCTTCGGCGTGCTGACCGTGGACAGCATCGATCAGGCGGTGGAGCGGGCCGGCACCAAGGCCGGCAACAAGGGCGCGGAAGCGGCGATGTCGGTGCTGGAAATGGTCAGCCTGCTGCGCCGGCTGGAAGCCTGAGCCCGTGCGCAATCCCGCTCGCAAGAACCTGCCCGGCAAGCGCGCTTGGGCGCGGCGTTGCGCCGCGCAGGCGCTGTATCAGTGGCAATTGACCGGCCAGGAGCCGACCCGGATCGCGACCCAGTTTTTGGCCGATCAGGATTTGGGCAAAGCCGATCCCGATTATTTCCGGGAGCTGGTTTTTCGAGTCCCGGCTCATGCCGAGGAAATCGATGCCGCGCTGACCCCGTTCCTGGATCGGCCGATCACCCAAGTCGATCCGGTGGAGCGCGCCATTCTGCGCATCGGCGGCTACGAGCTGATGCGG
The Candidatus Hydrogenedentota bacterium DNA segment above includes these coding regions:
- a CDS encoding transcription antitermination protein NusB, which codes for MRNPARKNLPGKRAWARRCAAQALYQWQLTGQEPTRIATQFLADQDLGKADPDYFRELVFRVPAHAEEIDAALTPFLDRPITQVDPVERAILRIGGYELMR